In Bacillus toyonensis BCT-7112, a single window of DNA contains:
- a CDS encoding PepSY domain-containing protein encodes MSWKGLVAGLGVGFAAGYFVANKVQEQSHISSEKALKMVKQALNHKGEITGSWVHMVPETFEKYDVAYEVYRGGLTTMLDDIQERFEFLVDAKTGTVLEVIAA; translated from the coding sequence GGTCTTGGCGTTGGATTTGCAGCTGGTTATTTCGTTGCAAACAAAGTACAAGAACAATCCCATATTTCTTCAGAAAAAGCATTGAAAATGGTGAAACAAGCATTAAATCATAAAGGTGAAATTACTGGCTCTTGGGTACATATGGTTCCAGAGACATTTGAAAAATATGATGTTGCGTATGAAGTTTATCGCGGCGGTCTTACAACAATGTTAGATGATATACAAGAACGATTTGAATTTTTAGTTGATGCTAAAACAGGTACTGTTTTAGAGGTAATAGCAGCATAA
- a CDS encoding YtnP family quorum-quenching lactonase, with protein sequence MEELRIGDIKVTWLKGGNTHLDGGAMFGVVPKVLWSRKYKHNDTNHIYLRTDPLLLQTKDGNMLIDSGIGNGKLNEKMKRNQGVTEESSVYESLEKLGLKPEDIHYVLMTHLHFDHASGLTKWEGDHLVPAFPNAKVYVSETEWNEMRNPNIRSRNTYWKENWEPIVEQVVTFQQEIEITDEIKMAHTGGHSDGHAVIALESKGETMLHLADLLPTHAHQNVLWVMAYDDYPMTSIENKQKWMKYGAENDAWFSFYHDAYYRAVKWNEEGHIVEKIERKTSIEA encoded by the coding sequence ATGGAAGAATTACGAATTGGAGATATAAAAGTGACGTGGTTAAAAGGTGGGAACACACATTTAGATGGCGGGGCAATGTTTGGCGTTGTGCCGAAAGTACTTTGGTCACGAAAATATAAACATAACGATACAAATCATATATATTTACGAACAGATCCGTTACTTTTGCAAACGAAAGATGGAAATATGCTTATTGATTCTGGAATAGGAAACGGTAAATTGAATGAGAAAATGAAGAGAAATCAAGGAGTAACGGAAGAGTCATCGGTTTATGAATCTTTAGAAAAACTGGGATTAAAGCCTGAAGATATTCACTACGTCTTAATGACGCACCTTCATTTTGATCATGCATCTGGTTTAACGAAATGGGAAGGGGATCACCTTGTACCGGCGTTTCCGAATGCGAAAGTTTATGTAAGTGAAACAGAGTGGAATGAAATGAGGAACCCAAATATTAGATCCCGTAATACGTATTGGAAGGAAAATTGGGAGCCGATTGTAGAGCAAGTTGTTACGTTTCAACAAGAAATCGAAATTACGGATGAAATAAAGATGGCGCATACAGGCGGACATAGTGATGGACATGCAGTCATTGCTTTAGAAAGCAAAGGAGAAACGATGCTGCATTTAGCAGACCTATTGCCGACACACGCACATCAAAATGTATTATGGGTCATGGCTTATGATGATTATCCGATGACATCGATTGAAAATAAGCAAAAGTGGATGAAATATGGTGCTGAAAACGATGCGTGGTTTTCATTTTATCATGACGCATATTATCGTGCAGTGAAGTGGAATGAGGAAGGACATATTGTAGAAAAAATTGAGAGAAAAACGAGTATAGAAGCTTAA
- the trmB gene encoding tRNA (guanosine(46)-N7)-methyltransferase TrmB translates to MRLRHKPYALDRINEYSHIVIGNPEERAGNWKEVFGNEQPIHIEVGTGRGRFMYDMAKANPHINYIGIEKFTSVVVDALDKLIEEELPNLKLINKDAEDLTVFFAKGEIDRVYLNFSDPWPKNRHTKRRLTYKTFLRNYEEVLVEGGEIHFKTDNQGLFEYSLMSMAEYGMLLTYLSLDLHNSDFEGNIMTEYEEKFSSKGHRIYRVEAKYRTEPMQ, encoded by the coding sequence ATGCGTTTAAGACATAAACCATATGCATTAGATCGAATTAATGAGTATTCACATATCGTAATTGGAAACCCAGAAGAGCGCGCGGGTAATTGGAAAGAAGTATTTGGAAATGAACAACCCATTCACATTGAAGTAGGTACAGGTCGTGGCCGCTTTATGTACGATATGGCAAAAGCAAATCCACATATTAATTATATTGGAATTGAAAAATTTACGAGTGTTGTTGTAGATGCACTTGATAAATTAATTGAAGAAGAATTACCGAACTTAAAGTTAATAAATAAAGATGCTGAAGATTTAACAGTTTTCTTTGCAAAAGGTGAAATTGATCGTGTTTATTTAAACTTCTCAGATCCATGGCCGAAGAATCGTCACACGAAGCGTCGTTTAACGTATAAAACGTTTTTACGCAATTATGAAGAAGTGTTAGTAGAGGGCGGAGAAATTCATTTCAAAACAGATAACCAAGGGTTATTTGAATACTCTCTAATGAGTATGGCTGAGTATGGTATGTTACTAACTTACTTAAGCCTAGATCTTCATAACAGTGATTTTGAAGGTAATATTATGACTGAGTACGAAGAGAAGTTCTCTAGTAAAGGTCATCGTATTTATCGAGTTGAAGCGAAGTATCGCACAGAGCCTATGCAGTAA
- a CDS encoding YtzH-like family protein produces the protein MPISQQHQLEVLKDILVNHQSDCCGTVSECEQLERLIQSLLANDNISNDAKTMLNDVYSYSQSGKSSSNLDNHISNNQEQLTQWIAGMDNFS, from the coding sequence ATGCCAATTAGTCAACAACATCAATTAGAAGTGCTGAAAGATATTTTAGTCAATCACCAAAGCGATTGCTGTGGGACAGTTTCTGAATGCGAGCAATTAGAGCGCCTCATTCAATCGTTACTCGCAAACGATAATATAAGTAATGACGCTAAAACAATGCTAAACGATGTATATTCTTATAGTCAATCGGGTAAATCTTCCTCTAATTTGGACAACCATATTTCCAATAATCAAGAACAACTTACTCAGTGGATTGCTGGAATGGACAATTTTTCTTAA
- a CDS encoding phosphotransferase family protein, translating into MNMEWLEQLLGKEWSLVPAGGVTGDAYIAQNGQQKLFLKRNTSPFLAVLSAEGIVPKLLWTRRVTNGDVISAQKWLPGQKLEPEDMKLERVAKLLKKIHSSKALVQMIQRLGKQPLHAQELLQQLQLVLRGDIRVDETIQQGLQYLTDSLKSIEYNEFVVCHCDVNHNNWILSDEDELFLIDWDGAVIADPALDLGMLLYWYIPRHEWSEWLGYYDIEMDESLLRRMRWYVIAQTILSIQWHTTKKQQAEAEYWHQYLQQLLASE; encoded by the coding sequence ATGAATATGGAATGGTTGGAACAATTATTAGGAAAAGAGTGGAGTCTTGTACCGGCTGGTGGAGTAACGGGCGATGCATATATTGCGCAAAACGGACAACAGAAGTTATTTTTAAAGCGGAATACATCGCCCTTTTTAGCGGTATTGTCAGCAGAAGGAATTGTTCCAAAATTACTTTGGACAAGAAGGGTAACGAACGGTGATGTGATTTCTGCTCAAAAATGGCTTCCGGGACAGAAGCTAGAGCCAGAGGATATGAAACTAGAACGTGTTGCGAAACTTTTGAAGAAAATACACTCCTCTAAAGCGCTTGTGCAGATGATTCAAAGACTTGGGAAGCAGCCGCTTCACGCCCAAGAGTTATTACAACAATTGCAACTTGTTTTAAGGGGAGATATAAGGGTAGATGAAACAATTCAGCAAGGCCTTCAATATTTAACGGATTCATTAAAAAGTATTGAATACAATGAATTCGTTGTATGCCATTGTGATGTAAACCATAACAACTGGATATTGTCGGACGAAGATGAGTTGTTTTTAATTGATTGGGATGGAGCTGTCATTGCTGACCCAGCTCTAGACCTAGGTATGTTATTATACTGGTACATTCCGCGTCATGAATGGAGTGAGTGGCTCGGGTATTATGATATTGAAATGGATGAATCATTGCTTAGGCGTATGAGATGGTATGTAATAGCACAAACGATTTTATCTATTCAATGGCACACAACAAAAAAACAACAAGCAGAAGCTGAATATTGGCATCAATATTTACAGCAACTACTTGCTTCAGAATAA
- the pulA gene encoding type I pullulanase, whose amino-acid sequence MLKVKRPFDAYLDEMNKITILLPHAYGTSRTFRLQEGNNVKDLPIAHTIALPDATKYECFIEESLDVGKYYTVRDERNEETDLQIGAVIRTAIFDEKYYYEGTDLGAVYKKEATTFKVWAPTARLAKVRFYKSDKEYTDYDMHREENGVWVHALQGDHDGARYTFLVCINLIWNEAVDPYTKSTTANGKYGVVIDLEKTNVTRREELPPLQSMTDAILYELHIRDATIHPNSGVNKKGTYRGLMEEGTTGRNGTLTGLSHIKDLGVTHVELLPLSCFGGVDEANPSGAYNWGYNPLYYNTPTGFYATNLADPYNRIVECKQLIETFHENGIRVVIDVVYNHVYERELSSFEKLVPGYYFRHGEDGMPSNGTGVGNDIASERKMMRKFIIESILYWLTEYNVDGFRFDLMGILDVDTMNIIEKEVRNIKRDALLLGEGWDLQTPLPLEEKAALNNARKMPHIAQFNDQFRDGIKGSTFNVNKRGFAFGGHVDCQHLQYIASGSLLSVKETGLFLEPVQSINYVECHDNMTMWDKLVHSNEEPEEILKKRHLLASAIVILSQGIPFLHAGQEFYRTKNGNENSYNANDEINRLDWDQKEKEMETVNYIKGLIAIRKEHGAFRLQNADLIKKHMTFLQTSTEVLAYHLEHVELFGPWKEIVVLFNSGLEAKTVQLPKEGTWHVLVNEKQAKIEPISSFRGKELQLAPISTYILTIM is encoded by the coding sequence ATGTTGAAAGTAAAACGTCCATTTGATGCCTATTTAGATGAAATGAATAAAATTACAATTTTGCTCCCACATGCGTATGGAACAAGTCGGACATTTCGTTTGCAAGAAGGAAATAATGTGAAAGATTTACCGATTGCTCATACTATTGCGCTTCCGGATGCAACAAAGTATGAGTGCTTTATAGAAGAGTCACTAGATGTGGGGAAGTATTATACAGTACGAGATGAACGGAACGAAGAAACGGATTTACAAATAGGCGCTGTTATTCGAACGGCAATTTTTGATGAGAAGTATTATTACGAAGGCACAGATCTAGGTGCTGTATACAAAAAAGAAGCAACAACATTTAAAGTGTGGGCTCCAACTGCGAGGCTTGCAAAAGTAAGATTTTATAAAAGTGATAAAGAATATACCGATTATGACATGCATAGAGAAGAAAATGGTGTTTGGGTTCATGCATTACAAGGGGATCATGATGGGGCTCGATATACCTTCCTCGTCTGTATTAATTTAATATGGAATGAAGCGGTGGATCCATACACAAAGTCAACGACTGCAAATGGGAAATACGGTGTTGTTATCGATTTGGAAAAGACGAATGTAACGAGACGAGAGGAATTACCACCATTACAGTCAATGACAGATGCTATATTGTATGAACTGCATATTCGTGATGCGACTATTCACCCAAATAGTGGAGTGAATAAAAAAGGAACATATAGAGGGTTGATGGAAGAGGGAACGACGGGACGGAATGGGACGTTAACAGGATTGTCTCATATAAAAGATTTAGGTGTTACACATGTTGAATTATTACCGTTATCTTGTTTCGGTGGTGTAGATGAGGCAAATCCTTCCGGCGCATATAATTGGGGTTACAATCCATTATATTACAATACACCAACGGGGTTTTATGCTACAAACCTTGCTGATCCGTATAACAGGATAGTAGAGTGTAAGCAATTGATTGAAACATTTCATGAAAACGGTATCCGAGTAGTTATAGATGTTGTATATAATCACGTTTATGAAAGAGAACTATCATCATTTGAAAAGCTTGTTCCAGGTTATTATTTTCGCCATGGCGAAGATGGTATGCCTTCTAATGGGACGGGAGTTGGAAATGATATAGCGTCTGAACGGAAAATGATGAGGAAATTCATTATAGAGTCTATTTTATATTGGCTGACGGAATACAATGTTGATGGATTCCGATTCGACTTAATGGGGATTTTAGATGTTGATACAATGAACATAATAGAAAAAGAAGTGCGAAACATAAAGCGAGACGCATTGTTATTAGGAGAAGGATGGGATTTACAAACACCGCTTCCTCTTGAGGAAAAAGCAGCGTTAAATAATGCAAGAAAAATGCCACATATCGCGCAGTTTAATGATCAATTTCGTGATGGAATAAAAGGTAGCACATTTAATGTAAATAAACGTGGTTTTGCGTTTGGTGGGCATGTAGACTGTCAGCATTTACAGTATATAGCATCAGGTAGTCTTTTAAGTGTGAAAGAAACAGGATTATTTCTAGAACCGGTACAAAGTATTAACTATGTAGAATGTCATGACAACATGACGATGTGGGATAAACTAGTGCACAGTAATGAAGAACCGGAAGAGATTTTGAAAAAACGGCACCTTCTAGCAAGCGCAATAGTTATTCTTTCGCAAGGAATTCCTTTCTTACACGCAGGACAAGAGTTTTATCGTACGAAGAATGGAAATGAAAATAGTTATAATGCAAATGATGAAATAAATCGATTAGACTGGGATCAAAAAGAGAAAGAGATGGAGACAGTTAACTATATAAAAGGGTTAATTGCGATTCGCAAAGAGCACGGGGCATTCCGATTACAAAACGCAGATCTTATAAAAAAGCATATGACTTTTTTGCAAACATCTACAGAAGTACTTGCATACCACCTAGAGCATGTAGAATTGTTTGGGCCGTGGAAAGAAATTGTCGTTTTATTTAATAGCGGTTTGGAAGCTAAAACGGTGCAGCTTCCAAAAGAAGGAACGTGGCATGTGTTAGTAAACGAAAAGCAAGCGAAAATAGAGCCAATTTCTTCATTTAGAGGAAAGGAACTTCAATTGGCTCCCATTAGCACGTATATATTGACGATAATGTGA
- the thpR gene encoding RNA 2',3'-cyclic phosphodiesterase — translation MEPHYFVAITLPNYIKEVLSNYKEDMEEELPFRSWVHKEDYHITLSFLGSATEEQLEGIKNGLQTLIEKKELPFTLQGFSTFGMEDRPRIFWAKVSENHELFQLQKQVHAICEGNGFSLETRPYHPHITVARKWMGEKKFHLENIKEVPEVSFQADTITLYESHVKETPKYKSIAEIKLQK, via the coding sequence ATGGAGCCGCATTATTTTGTCGCAATTACTTTACCAAATTATATAAAAGAAGTGCTCTCTAATTATAAAGAGGATATGGAGGAGGAATTACCATTTCGCTCGTGGGTACATAAGGAAGACTATCATATTACCCTTTCCTTTTTAGGAAGTGCGACAGAGGAACAATTAGAAGGAATAAAGAATGGATTACAAACACTTATAGAAAAAAAGGAACTACCTTTCACATTACAAGGATTTTCAACATTTGGCATGGAAGACAGGCCACGTATTTTTTGGGCGAAAGTAAGTGAGAATCATGAGTTGTTTCAGCTACAAAAGCAAGTGCATGCGATTTGTGAAGGGAATGGGTTTTCTTTAGAAACACGTCCGTATCATCCACATATTACTGTTGCTCGTAAATGGATGGGAGAAAAAAAGTTTCATTTGGAAAATATAAAAGAAGTGCCTGAAGTATCATTTCAAGCGGATACAATTACTTTATACGAATCTCACGTGAAGGAAACGCCGAAATATAAATCGATTGCTGAAATAAAACTACAAAAATAG
- the pepV gene encoding dipeptidase PepV: MSAINWTEEVAKRKDDLIRDTQQFLQIKSVWEEESAKEGAPFGEGVEKALSFMLHKGELEGFSSKNLEGYAGHLEMGQGEELVGILCHVDVVPEGDGWTTPAYSADIREGKIFARGAIDDKGPTMAAYYAMKIVKELGLPLSKRVRMILGTDEESNWKCVDHYFKNEEMPTIGFAPDADFPIINAEKGISDIQVVQNGSEEKKGVYELVSFESGRRLNMVPDFAKAVITGEDVNALTVAYEEYLKTAKKIGNSTIEGNTVTLQIEGISAHGSTPEKGENAGLLLANFLTTVSLDGKANAFATFAAKTFTGDIFGEKATIAYKDEVSGPLTVNVGRLSYTKENGGNLGLNVRYPVTTNFEEMIAKLKEYVSIHGFEVADYSNSRPHHVDKDHVLIRTLQRVYEEQTGEKAELLAIGGGTYARSLKAGVAFGPLFPGKEELAHQKDEYIEIEDLLKATAIYAQAIHELAK, translated from the coding sequence ATGTCAGCGATTAATTGGACAGAAGAAGTTGCAAAACGAAAAGATGATTTAATTCGTGATACACAACAATTTTTGCAAATTAAAAGTGTGTGGGAAGAAGAGTCGGCGAAAGAGGGCGCACCGTTCGGTGAAGGTGTAGAAAAAGCTTTATCTTTCATGTTACATAAAGGAGAATTAGAAGGTTTTTCTTCTAAAAATTTAGAAGGTTATGCAGGTCATCTTGAAATGGGACAAGGAGAAGAACTAGTAGGTATTCTTTGTCATGTTGATGTTGTACCAGAAGGAGATGGCTGGACGACTCCTGCATATAGTGCAGATATTCGCGAAGGAAAGATTTTTGCACGTGGTGCAATTGATGATAAAGGCCCAACGATGGCAGCTTATTATGCGATGAAAATTGTGAAAGAATTAGGGTTGCCTCTTTCAAAACGCGTTCGTATGATTTTAGGAACAGATGAAGAAAGTAACTGGAAATGTGTAGATCACTACTTTAAAAACGAAGAAATGCCAACAATCGGTTTTGCGCCAGACGCGGACTTTCCAATTATTAATGCAGAAAAAGGAATTTCTGATATACAAGTTGTGCAAAATGGTAGTGAAGAGAAAAAAGGTGTATATGAACTCGTTTCATTTGAGTCAGGCCGCCGTTTAAACATGGTTCCTGATTTTGCAAAAGCGGTTATTACAGGAGAAGATGTAAATGCACTTACAGTAGCATATGAAGAGTATTTAAAAACGGCTAAAAAAATAGGGAACTCAACTATAGAAGGAAATACAGTGACGTTGCAAATAGAAGGAATTTCAGCACACGGATCTACTCCAGAAAAAGGAGAAAATGCAGGTTTACTATTAGCAAACTTCTTAACTACAGTTTCACTTGATGGAAAAGCAAATGCATTTGCGACATTTGCAGCAAAAACATTTACTGGTGATATTTTTGGTGAAAAAGCTACTATTGCTTATAAAGACGAAGTTAGCGGTCCGTTAACAGTGAATGTCGGTCGCCTTTCTTATACGAAAGAAAACGGTGGCAACTTAGGGTTAAACGTACGTTACCCAGTTACGACTAACTTTGAAGAAATGATTGCGAAGTTAAAAGAATACGTTAGTATTCATGGATTTGAAGTAGCGGATTATTCTAACTCTCGTCCGCATCACGTCGATAAAGACCACGTATTAATTCGTACGCTGCAGCGCGTGTATGAAGAACAAACAGGAGAAAAAGCAGAGCTATTAGCAATCGGCGGTGGTACTTACGCCCGTTCATTGAAAGCTGGCGTTGCATTTGGCCCGCTATTCCCTGGAAAAGAAGAACTTGCGCATCAAAAAGATGAGTACATTGAAATTGAAGACTTATTAAAAGCAACAGCAATTTACGCGCAAGCAATTCATGAGTTAGCGAAATAA
- a CDS encoding DeoR family transcriptional regulator yields the protein MKPTTTRMLTRIKSIYMYINENGTVTTKDLVDEFGITPRTIQRDLNVLQFNELVYSPCRGKWTTTGKKVRMTS from the coding sequence TTGAAACCTACAACTACTCGTATGCTAACACGCATTAAATCAATTTATATGTACATCAATGAAAACGGAACGGTAACGACGAAAGACCTTGTAGATGAGTTCGGGATCACACCGCGAACGATACAACGTGATCTAAATGTGTTGCAGTTTAATGAACTCGTGTATAGCCCTTGCCGCGGTAAGTGGACAACAACAGGAAAGAAAGTGAGAATGACCTCATAA
- a CDS encoding pseudouridine synthase: MRLDKLLANMGYGSRKEVKKLLKDGVVKIDGTPVKDAKVHVNVEEQEVMIHGEVVEYKEFVYLMLHKPQGVISATEDDNHETVIDLLELEDAIFDPFPVGRLDIDTEGFLLITNDGKLSHQLLSPKKHVPKKYYAHVAGVVTEEDVKEFAKGVILDDGYETKPGALTILKSDDVSEIELVITEGKFHQVKRMFEAVGKKVVYLKRTEMGPLVLDEELELGEYRELTDEEVEMLKTYQVDTEK; encoded by the coding sequence GTGAGATTAGATAAATTATTAGCGAATATGGGATACGGAAGTAGAAAAGAAGTAAAGAAATTATTGAAAGACGGCGTTGTGAAGATTGATGGAACGCCGGTGAAAGATGCAAAGGTTCATGTAAATGTAGAAGAGCAAGAAGTTATGATTCACGGTGAAGTTGTAGAATATAAAGAGTTTGTTTATTTAATGCTGCATAAGCCACAAGGTGTAATTTCAGCTACAGAAGATGATAATCACGAAACAGTAATAGATTTATTAGAACTAGAAGATGCAATCTTTGATCCGTTCCCAGTTGGACGACTTGATATCGATACGGAAGGTTTCTTATTGATAACAAATGACGGGAAGTTATCACATCAATTATTATCTCCGAAAAAGCATGTGCCGAAAAAATACTATGCACACGTTGCAGGAGTTGTAACGGAAGAGGATGTAAAAGAGTTTGCTAAAGGTGTTATTTTAGACGATGGTTATGAAACGAAACCAGGTGCACTTACAATATTAAAAAGCGATGATGTTTCTGAAATTGAGCTTGTGATTACAGAAGGAAAATTCCATCAAGTGAAGCGCATGTTTGAAGCAGTAGGGAAAAAGGTTGTTTACCTAAAGAGAACAGAGATGGGTCCGTTAGTATTAGATGAAGAACTAGAACTTGGAGAATACCGAGAGCTAACAGATGAAGAAGTAGAAATGTTAAAAACATATCAAGTAGATACTGAGAAGTAG
- a CDS encoding putative polysaccharide biosynthesis protein, with protein MSDSKFLRGTLIVTLGTFLVKFLGMIYVFPFHALVGTEGGTLYTYGYIPYTIFLSIATAGVPLAVSKFVSKYNALGDYKTSRRMFRSGMVMMIVTGVLSFLVLYMTAPLFAEAMLGKQSLQNKVEEVTTIIRLVSFALIVVPAASLIRGYFQGHQSMGPTTVSQIIEQIIRIVFLLAGSFIVIKILGGTVATAVGVATFAAFVSAVGALGVLIWYWLKRKKYLDQYLIEQTVPESTVSTVQLFKELFAYAIPYVVIGLTIPLYQQIDTLTFNSIMQAIGQGDIAERALGIFTMWTHKLIMIPVSLATAFSLTLVPAITKSFTEKQYRYLKLQITQTFQANMFLTLPAVVGISTLAYPIYTAFYDSDPLGGQVLMWYAPVALLFALFTVTAAILQGINQQKHAIVALVMGVILKFVCNVIFIRYFGTVGAILATAVGFLASVWYTNRQIQKHAHYSFGVVYKRTFQIAVLTLVMVVAVKLSQWILSFMISPDGRIGALITVAICAGVGGLVYGLLAIRTGVLERVFGGEALEKIQRKLGSRFKIKLKSKGA; from the coding sequence ATGTCCGATTCAAAATTTCTGCGCGGAACGCTTATTGTGACGTTAGGGACATTTTTAGTAAAGTTCTTAGGCATGATTTACGTCTTTCCGTTTCATGCATTAGTAGGCACAGAAGGCGGAACGCTCTATACATATGGATATATTCCATATACGATATTTTTAAGTATTGCAACGGCAGGGGTGCCGCTTGCTGTTTCAAAGTTTGTTTCCAAATATAATGCACTTGGAGATTATAAAACGAGCCGAAGAATGTTCCGCTCGGGAATGGTTATGATGATAGTAACAGGAGTTCTTTCCTTTTTAGTACTGTACATGACCGCACCATTATTTGCAGAAGCAATGCTTGGTAAACAAAGTTTACAAAATAAGGTAGAAGAAGTTACGACGATTATTCGCCTCGTAAGTTTCGCACTTATTGTTGTACCGGCAGCAAGTTTGATTCGTGGTTATTTCCAAGGTCACCAATCGATGGGACCGACTACGGTGTCACAAATTATTGAACAAATTATTCGTATCGTCTTTTTACTAGCGGGTAGTTTCATCGTTATTAAAATACTTGGCGGTACAGTAGCAACAGCAGTCGGAGTTGCGACATTCGCTGCATTCGTTTCAGCAGTTGGAGCACTCGGCGTATTAATTTGGTACTGGTTAAAACGTAAAAAATATTTGGATCAATATTTAATTGAACAAACTGTACCAGAATCGACAGTAAGTACCGTTCAATTGTTTAAAGAGTTATTTGCGTATGCAATTCCTTACGTTGTAATTGGGTTAACAATTCCTTTATATCAACAAATTGATACATTGACATTTAACTCTATTATGCAGGCAATTGGTCAAGGTGATATCGCAGAGCGAGCGCTCGGTATTTTCACAATGTGGACGCATAAATTAATTATGATTCCAGTATCGCTTGCAACAGCGTTTAGTTTAACGCTTGTACCAGCGATTACAAAATCATTTACGGAAAAACAATATCGCTATTTAAAATTACAAATTACACAAACATTCCAGGCGAATATGTTTTTAACATTGCCAGCAGTTGTCGGTATTTCAACACTGGCTTATCCAATTTACACTGCGTTTTACGATTCAGATCCATTAGGTGGACAAGTGTTAATGTGGTATGCACCAGTTGCATTGTTATTTGCTTTATTTACGGTAACAGCCGCGATTCTGCAAGGGATTAATCAACAAAAACATGCGATTGTCGCACTTGTTATGGGTGTTATTTTGAAATTTGTATGTAACGTAATCTTTATTCGATATTTCGGTACAGTAGGAGCGATTTTAGCTACTGCAGTCGGTTTTTTAGCTTCCGTATGGTATACGAATAGACAAATCCAAAAACATGCACACTATTCATTTGGTGTTGTATATAAGAGAACATTCCAAATTGCAGTATTAACACTTGTAATGGTCGTGGCGGTAAAACTATCACAGTGGATTCTATCCTTCATGATTTCGCCAGATGGCCGTATTGGTGCTTTAATTACAGTTGCGATTTGTGCAGGTGTTGGTGGTCTTGTTTACGGTCTGTTAGCAATTCGCACAGGAGTACTTGAAAGAGTATTTGGCGGAGAAGCGTTAGAGAAAATTCAGCGTAAACTTGGCAGTAGATTCAAAATAAAGTTGAAATCAAAAGGGGCGTAA